The following proteins are encoded in a genomic region of Oncorhynchus kisutch isolate 150728-3 linkage group LG18, Okis_V2, whole genome shotgun sequence:
- the LOC109908874 gene encoding coatomer subunit delta-like isoform X2 produces the protein MVLLAAAVCTKAGKAIVSRQFVEMTRTRVEGLLAAFPKLMGMGKQHTFVETESVRYVYQPLEKLYMVLVTTKNSNILEDLETLRLFSRVIPEYCRVLEEGEISDHCFDLIFAFDEIVALGYRENVNLAQIRTFTEMDSHEEKVFRAVRETQEREAKAEMRRKAKELQQIRRDAERSGKKVPAFGGFGSTGMSSMSSGSIITDTIIESEKPKMAPVPVRPTGSSKALKLGARGKEVDNFVDKLRGEGETIMSNTGKMPSLASNVLPPPVNVESVHMRVEEKISLTCGRDGGLQNMELLGMITLRVTDDKVGRIRLMVNNYDKKGVQLQTHPNVDKKLFTSDSVIGLKNPEKSFPLNNDVGVLKWRLQSTDEALIPLTINCWPSESATGCDVNIEYELQEESLELNDVVIAIPIPSGVGAPVVGDVDGEYKHDSRRNVLEWSLPVIDAKNKSGSLEFSVAGQPNDFFPVNVSFVSIRNYCDIQVAKVTHVEGDAPVKFSLETSFLVDKYEIL, from the exons ATG GTGCTTTTGGCAGCGGCGGTGTGCACCAAGGCAGGCAAAGCAATCGTGTCACGGCAGTTTGTAGAGATGACCCGGACGCGTGTCGAGGGCCTTCTGGCCGCCTTCCCCAAGCTCATGGGCATGGGCAAGCAGCACACGTTTGTGGAGACGGAGAGCGTGCGCTACGTCTACCAGCCGTTGGAGAAGCTCTACATGGTGCTGGTCACCACCAAGAACAGCAACATCCTGGAAGATCTGGAGACGCTGCGGCTCTTCTCACGCGTG ATCCCGGAGTACTGCCGTGTGCTGGAGGAAGGGGAGATCTCAGACCACTGTTTTGACCTGATATTCGCCTTCGACGAGATCGTGGCCCTGGGCTACAGGGAGAACGTCAACCTGGCCCAGATCCGCACCTTCACCGAGATGGACTCTCATGAGGAGAAGGTGTTCCGGGCAGTCAGAGAG ACCCAGGAGCGAGAGGCCAAGGCAGAGATGCGGCGAAAAGCCAAAGAGCTGCAGCAGATCAGGCGAGATGCCGAGCGCTCTGGGAAGAAGGTGCCGGCCTTCGGCGGGTTTGGCAGCACCGGGATGAGCAGCATGTCCTCGGGGTCAATCATTACAGACACCATCATCGAATCTGAGAAACCCAAGATGGCTCCCGTCCCAGTCAG GCCTACCGGATCCAGCAAAGCCCTCAAGCTGGGCGCCAGGGGGAAAGAGGTGGACAACTTTGTGGACAAGCTCAGGGGGGAGGGGGAAACCATCATGTCCAACACAGGGAAAATGCCTTCGCTTGCATCCAATGTCCTACCGCCACCAGTTAATGTGGAGAG tgtccacatgaGAGTTGAGGAGAAGATCAGTCTGACCTGTGGACGTGACGGAGGTCTACAGAACATGGAGCTCCTGGGCATGATCACGCTGAGAGTGACCGACGACAAGGTTGGCCGCATCCGCCTGATGGTCAACAACTACGACAAGAAGGGAGTACAACTGCAG ACACATCCCAATGTGGATAAGAAGCTCTTCACTTCAGACTCTGTGATTGGTCTGAAGAACCCAGAGAAGTCTTTCCCCCTCAACAATGATGTGGGGGTGCTGAAGTGGAGACTCCAAAGCACAGATGAGGCCCTCATACCTCTAACCA TAAACTGCTGGCCTTCAGAGAGTGCTACTGGCTGCGACGTGAACATTGAATATGAACTGCAGGAGGAGAGCCTTGAACTCAACGATGTAGTTATTGCTATCCCTATACC GTCTGGAGTTGGGGCACCTGTGGTAGGAGATGTGGATGGAGAGTATAAGCacgacagcagacggaacgttcTAGAGTGGAGCCTACCCGTCATAGATGCCAAAAACAAAAGCGGCAGCCTCGAGTTCAGTGTCGCCGGGCAACCCAACGACTTTTTCCCTGTCAACGTGTCCTTCGTATCCATACGCAATTACTGCGACATACAG GTTGCCAAAGTGACTCACGTAGAAGGAGACGCACCAGTAAAATTCTCTTTAGAAACTTCGTTCCTTGTCGACAAATACGAgatcctgtaa
- the lxn gene encoding latexin isoform X2, producing MMTGMLNPSHYPARRAATVVQHYLNTRYGSPYRWIFLSKVHSGSAEDVAEMRKYQLELTMQEIISNVSGQCSAELLFPGGEGQSAPQVQASCEGLLQSNTTAQEEAFYQQHRASNNMVSGNDIPDSYGHMEPNMKPFWHLGGVASSFIMLRESNESTLYNMAQVANFTQLETEKDQLRVNYHVLLHEMISQEIIHWKLLVTWSPEQGVQVLQTELQPKCHNCEAPPNTTN from the exons ATGATGACTGGCATGCTGAACCCAAGTCACTACCCTGCCCGCCGGGCAGCCACGGTCGTCCAACACTACCTGAACACCCGCTACGGCTCACCCTACAGGTGGATATTTCTCAGCAAAGTACACAGCGGCAGCGCAGAG gatgtgGCAGAGATGAGGAAGTATCAACTGGAGCTTACCATGCAGGAAATTATCAGTAAC GTTTCGGGGCAGTGCTCTGCAGAGCTCCTCTTTCcaggaggagaggggcagagtgCTCCCCAGGTCCAGGCCTCCTGTGAGGGACTGCTTCAAAGCAACACCACGGCTCAGGAAGAGGCCTTCTACCAGCAACACAGAGCCAGCAATAACATGGTGTCAGGAAACGATATACCAG ACAGCTACGGTCACATGGAGCCCAACATGAAGCCCTTCTGGCACCTTGGGGGTGTGGCCTCCAGTTTCATCATGCTGAGGGAGTCCAATGAGAGCACGCTTTACAACATGGCCCAGGTGGCCAACTTCACACAGCTG GAGACCGAGAAGGACCAGCTGAGGGTTAACTACCATGTCCTGCTGCATGAAATGATTTCCCAG GAGATCATCCACTGGAAGCTGCTAGTCACCTGGTCCCCAGAACAGGGAGTTCAAGTCCTGCAGACTGAGCTGCAGCCAAAGTGCCACAACTGCGAGGCTCCTCCAAACACCACCAACTGA
- the LOC109908874 gene encoding coatomer subunit delta-like isoform X1, which yields MKSKSNFTCQTTTKVLLAAAVCTKAGKAIVSRQFVEMTRTRVEGLLAAFPKLMGMGKQHTFVETESVRYVYQPLEKLYMVLVTTKNSNILEDLETLRLFSRVIPEYCRVLEEGEISDHCFDLIFAFDEIVALGYRENVNLAQIRTFTEMDSHEEKVFRAVRETQEREAKAEMRRKAKELQQIRRDAERSGKKVPAFGGFGSTGMSSMSSGSIITDTIIESEKPKMAPVPVRPTGSSKALKLGARGKEVDNFVDKLRGEGETIMSNTGKMPSLASNVLPPPVNVESVHMRVEEKISLTCGRDGGLQNMELLGMITLRVTDDKVGRIRLMVNNYDKKGVQLQTHPNVDKKLFTSDSVIGLKNPEKSFPLNNDVGVLKWRLQSTDEALIPLTINCWPSESATGCDVNIEYELQEESLELNDVVIAIPIPSGVGAPVVGDVDGEYKHDSRRNVLEWSLPVIDAKNKSGSLEFSVAGQPNDFFPVNVSFVSIRNYCDIQVAKVTHVEGDAPVKFSLETSFLVDKYEIL from the exons ATGAAAAGCAAATCAAACTTCACTTGCCAGACAACCACAAAG GTGCTTTTGGCAGCGGCGGTGTGCACCAAGGCAGGCAAAGCAATCGTGTCACGGCAGTTTGTAGAGATGACCCGGACGCGTGTCGAGGGCCTTCTGGCCGCCTTCCCCAAGCTCATGGGCATGGGCAAGCAGCACACGTTTGTGGAGACGGAGAGCGTGCGCTACGTCTACCAGCCGTTGGAGAAGCTCTACATGGTGCTGGTCACCACCAAGAACAGCAACATCCTGGAAGATCTGGAGACGCTGCGGCTCTTCTCACGCGTG ATCCCGGAGTACTGCCGTGTGCTGGAGGAAGGGGAGATCTCAGACCACTGTTTTGACCTGATATTCGCCTTCGACGAGATCGTGGCCCTGGGCTACAGGGAGAACGTCAACCTGGCCCAGATCCGCACCTTCACCGAGATGGACTCTCATGAGGAGAAGGTGTTCCGGGCAGTCAGAGAG ACCCAGGAGCGAGAGGCCAAGGCAGAGATGCGGCGAAAAGCCAAAGAGCTGCAGCAGATCAGGCGAGATGCCGAGCGCTCTGGGAAGAAGGTGCCGGCCTTCGGCGGGTTTGGCAGCACCGGGATGAGCAGCATGTCCTCGGGGTCAATCATTACAGACACCATCATCGAATCTGAGAAACCCAAGATGGCTCCCGTCCCAGTCAG GCCTACCGGATCCAGCAAAGCCCTCAAGCTGGGCGCCAGGGGGAAAGAGGTGGACAACTTTGTGGACAAGCTCAGGGGGGAGGGGGAAACCATCATGTCCAACACAGGGAAAATGCCTTCGCTTGCATCCAATGTCCTACCGCCACCAGTTAATGTGGAGAG tgtccacatgaGAGTTGAGGAGAAGATCAGTCTGACCTGTGGACGTGACGGAGGTCTACAGAACATGGAGCTCCTGGGCATGATCACGCTGAGAGTGACCGACGACAAGGTTGGCCGCATCCGCCTGATGGTCAACAACTACGACAAGAAGGGAGTACAACTGCAG ACACATCCCAATGTGGATAAGAAGCTCTTCACTTCAGACTCTGTGATTGGTCTGAAGAACCCAGAGAAGTCTTTCCCCCTCAACAATGATGTGGGGGTGCTGAAGTGGAGACTCCAAAGCACAGATGAGGCCCTCATACCTCTAACCA TAAACTGCTGGCCTTCAGAGAGTGCTACTGGCTGCGACGTGAACATTGAATATGAACTGCAGGAGGAGAGCCTTGAACTCAACGATGTAGTTATTGCTATCCCTATACC GTCTGGAGTTGGGGCACCTGTGGTAGGAGATGTGGATGGAGAGTATAAGCacgacagcagacggaacgttcTAGAGTGGAGCCTACCCGTCATAGATGCCAAAAACAAAAGCGGCAGCCTCGAGTTCAGTGTCGCCGGGCAACCCAACGACTTTTTCCCTGTCAACGTGTCCTTCGTATCCATACGCAATTACTGCGACATACAG GTTGCCAAAGTGACTCACGTAGAAGGAGACGCACCAGTAAAATTCTCTTTAGAAACTTCGTTCCTTGTCGACAAATACGAgatcctgtaa
- the lxn gene encoding latexin isoform X1, whose amino-acid sequence MDWTLLILLVVPTVVHGNPTVTVRTGSGPPVGSNQHPNSVPLSEDTQTTTEVREVVVEEVMMTGMLNPSHYPARRAATVVQHYLNTRYGSPYRWIFLSKVHSGSAEDVAEMRKYQLELTMQEIISNVSGQCSAELLFPGGEGQSAPQVQASCEGLLQSNTTAQEEAFYQQHRASNNMVSGNDIPDSYGHMEPNMKPFWHLGGVASSFIMLRESNESTLYNMAQVANFTQLETEKDQLRVNYHVLLHEMISQEIIHWKLLVTWSPEQGVQVLQTELQPKCHNCEAPPNTTN is encoded by the exons ATGGACTGGACGCTACTTATCCTTCTGGTTGTTCCGACCGTGGTCCATGGGAACCCGACAGTGACTGTCAGAACTGGGTCAGGACCACCAGTGGGGTCTAATCAACACCCAAACAGTGTTCCTCTGAGCGAGGACACACAGACAACTACAGAG gtgagggaggtggtggtggaggaagtGATGATGACTGGCATGCTGAACCCAAGTCACTACCCTGCCCGCCGGGCAGCCACGGTCGTCCAACACTACCTGAACACCCGCTACGGCTCACCCTACAGGTGGATATTTCTCAGCAAAGTACACAGCGGCAGCGCAGAG gatgtgGCAGAGATGAGGAAGTATCAACTGGAGCTTACCATGCAGGAAATTATCAGTAAC GTTTCGGGGCAGTGCTCTGCAGAGCTCCTCTTTCcaggaggagaggggcagagtgCTCCCCAGGTCCAGGCCTCCTGTGAGGGACTGCTTCAAAGCAACACCACGGCTCAGGAAGAGGCCTTCTACCAGCAACACAGAGCCAGCAATAACATGGTGTCAGGAAACGATATACCAG ACAGCTACGGTCACATGGAGCCCAACATGAAGCCCTTCTGGCACCTTGGGGGTGTGGCCTCCAGTTTCATCATGCTGAGGGAGTCCAATGAGAGCACGCTTTACAACATGGCCCAGGTGGCCAACTTCACACAGCTG GAGACCGAGAAGGACCAGCTGAGGGTTAACTACCATGTCCTGCTGCATGAAATGATTTCCCAG GAGATCATCCACTGGAAGCTGCTAGTCACCTGGTCCCCAGAACAGGGAGTTCAAGTCCTGCAGACTGAGCTGCAGCCAAAGTGCCACAACTGCGAGGCTCCTCCAAACACCACCAACTGA